A genome region from Arthrobacter sp. V1I9 includes the following:
- a CDS encoding adenylate kinase gives MLIIGPPGSGKGTQAERISERLGVVAISTGDIFRANVKGETPLGIEAKKYMDAGDFVPDSVTNKMVRDRLGESDVESGFLLDGYPRTTAQVDYLDDILAQGEEKLDVVLQLTADDEELVSRLLGRAKETGRSDDNEAVIRHRLDLYHEQTEAVVAKYAERGILTQVDGIGPIDQVTDRVMQAIKAAQAA, from the coding sequence ATGCTGATTATTGGACCTCCCGGTTCCGGAAAAGGAACGCAGGCGGAGCGGATCTCGGAGCGCCTCGGCGTTGTGGCGATCTCCACCGGCGATATCTTCCGTGCAAACGTAAAGGGCGAGACGCCCCTTGGCATTGAAGCCAAGAAGTACATGGACGCCGGGGACTTTGTTCCGGACAGCGTCACGAACAAGATGGTGCGCGACCGGCTCGGCGAGTCCGACGTCGAAAGCGGCTTCCTGCTGGACGGCTACCCCCGCACCACAGCCCAAGTGGACTACCTCGACGACATCCTCGCCCAGGGCGAAGAGAAGCTCGACGTCGTCCTTCAGCTGACTGCCGATGATGAGGAACTGGTTTCCCGCCTGCTGGGCCGGGCCAAGGAGACGGGCCGGAGCGACGACAACGAAGCCGTCATCCGACACCGCTTGGACCTCTACCATGAGCAAACCGAAGCTGTGGTGGCCAAGTACGCCGAACGCGGCATCCTCACCCAGGTGGACGGCATCGGCCCCATCGACCAGGTCACAGACCGCGTGATGCAGGCCATCAAGGCCGCCCAGGCAGCCTGA
- the map gene encoding type I methionyl aminopeptidase, which yields MAFGQPRIEYKTNTQMRTMHEAGLVLSRALDAAVAAAVPGVTTKHLDDVFAAVLNEAGAKSNFLGYHGFPATICTSVNEEVVHGIPGSRVLRDGDIISIDGGAIVNGWHSDSARTVIVGTADPEDQRLSDVTRAAMWRGIAALAAGKHVGDIGAAIDDYVSSVPGKPLGILEDYVGHGIGSEMHMPPDVLNYRTSHRGPKIRPGLCLAIEPMLVRGSIDTAVLEDDWTVVTTDGQRSCQWEHSVAVHDKGIWVLSAPDGGAEHLVPLGVTPVPIP from the coding sequence ATGGCCTTTGGCCAGCCCCGCATCGAATACAAGACCAACACCCAGATGCGCACCATGCATGAAGCAGGCCTGGTTCTTAGCCGCGCCCTGGACGCCGCCGTTGCAGCAGCCGTCCCCGGAGTCACCACCAAGCATCTGGACGACGTCTTCGCTGCCGTCCTCAACGAAGCCGGCGCAAAGTCCAACTTCCTCGGCTACCACGGCTTCCCGGCCACCATCTGCACCTCGGTGAACGAGGAAGTGGTGCACGGCATCCCCGGCAGCCGGGTGCTCCGCGACGGTGACATCATCTCGATCGACGGCGGCGCGATCGTCAACGGCTGGCACTCCGATTCTGCCAGGACCGTCATCGTGGGCACCGCTGACCCCGAGGACCAGCGCCTCTCGGACGTTACCCGGGCGGCTATGTGGCGGGGTATTGCGGCACTGGCCGCCGGCAAGCACGTGGGCGACATCGGCGCGGCCATCGACGACTACGTATCCTCCGTGCCGGGCAAGCCGCTGGGCATCCTCGAGGACTACGTGGGCCACGGCATCGGCTCGGAAATGCACATGCCGCCGGACGTGCTGAACTACCGCACCAGCCACCGCGGCCCCAAGATCAGGCCGGGCCTGTGCCTGGCGATCGAGCCCATGCTGGTCCGGGGCAGCATCGACACCGCCGTGCTGGAAGACGACTGGACCGTAGTCACCACGGACGGCCAGCGCTCCTGCCAGTGGGAGCACTCCGTTGCGGTCCACGACAAGGGCATCTGGGTGCTTTCAGCGCCCGACGGCGGCGCGGAGCACCTCGTGCCCCTCGGCGTCACCCCCGTCCCCATCCCGTAG
- a CDS encoding P1 family peptidase — MGAITDVPGIRVGHTQKSDDGWLTGVTVVLPPPGTVGSVDVQGGGPATHETDALDPTTLVSAVDAVVLTGGSAYGLAAASGAQRWCEENERGFAVPGGVVPIVPAAAIFDLGRGGDFSARPTADMGYAAIASAAAQQEGHDVERGNVGAGTGALIARVYKGGVGTASVTLDNGVVVGALAVVNALGLPFDTTTHRASAVRAEASNGAPLNTTLVVVGTNAILDVAECRRTASAAHAGIARALAPSHTLADGDTVFCLATGSVHLDRTDEAARQMSLITLQSAAADVVRLAIMDGVASAQAVSTPAGEYGAYGA; from the coding sequence ATGGGAGCCATTACTGACGTGCCGGGGATCCGGGTGGGGCACACGCAGAAGTCCGACGACGGCTGGCTCACCGGAGTGACGGTGGTCCTGCCGCCGCCGGGCACCGTTGGTTCAGTGGACGTCCAGGGCGGCGGCCCGGCCACCCACGAAACCGATGCGCTCGACCCCACCACCCTGGTCAGCGCGGTGGACGCCGTGGTGCTCACCGGCGGTAGCGCCTACGGCCTGGCAGCTGCCTCCGGTGCCCAGCGCTGGTGCGAGGAAAATGAACGGGGCTTCGCCGTTCCAGGGGGAGTAGTACCTATCGTCCCGGCAGCTGCAATCTTCGACCTCGGCCGCGGCGGTGACTTCTCGGCGCGTCCGACGGCGGACATGGGCTACGCGGCGATTGCCTCCGCGGCTGCGCAACAGGAGGGGCACGACGTCGAACGCGGCAACGTTGGAGCCGGCACCGGAGCGCTAATCGCCAGGGTCTATAAAGGGGGAGTAGGTACTGCTTCCGTCACCCTGGACAACGGGGTCGTAGTCGGGGCACTGGCCGTGGTGAACGCGCTGGGACTGCCGTTCGACACAACGACCCACAGGGCTTCGGCTGTTAGGGCGGAAGCCAGCAACGGGGCGCCGCTCAACACCACGCTTGTCGTCGTCGGCACCAATGCGATCCTGGACGTGGCCGAGTGCAGGCGGACAGCCTCTGCTGCCCACGCTGGAATTGCCCGGGCTCTAGCTCCCAGCCACACTCTGGCCGATGGGGACACCGTCTTTTGCCTCGCGACGGGTTCAGTTCACCTGGACCGCACGGACGAAGCTGCCCGGCAGATGAGCCTCATTACGCTGCAGAGTGCGGCAGCCGACGTCGTACGTCTGGCCATCATGGATGGAGTGGCCAGTGCTCAAGCCGTGAGCACTCCAGCCGGGGAATATGGTGCGTACGGCGCCTAG